A window of Paraburkholderia bryophila contains these coding sequences:
- a CDS encoding ABC transporter permease — protein sequence MNSFFLHLSIADWVNDAVQSFVTRYGDGFHQFSITVLRYVLVPLEGALRALPPWLILLAVGAITWNATRRLTIAGFFILLLYAIGCFGLWEKLMQTLALMLVATVLSVSFGVPLGILTSRSAWLRRLLLPTLDVMQTLPSFVYLIPVLMLFGLGKVPAILATIIYALPPLIRLTDLGIRHVDGEVVEAARAFGTTRWQLLVNVQLPLARPSIMAGINQTTMMALSMVVIASMIGSRGLGEDVLAGIQTLDVGKGMQAGIAIVILAIVIDRISQGYGQDRRTRRLFAQRKKAKAASRIPYRASSAEANEQGAAESGLETRAAK from the coding sequence ATGAATTCTTTTTTTCTGCATCTTTCGATTGCCGACTGGGTGAACGACGCCGTGCAATCGTTCGTGACCCGCTACGGCGACGGTTTTCATCAGTTCAGCATTACCGTGTTGCGCTATGTGCTGGTGCCGCTCGAGGGCGCGCTGCGCGCGTTGCCGCCGTGGCTGATCCTGCTCGCGGTCGGCGCGATCACGTGGAATGCGACCCGGCGATTGACCATCGCCGGGTTCTTTATCTTGCTGCTGTATGCGATCGGTTGCTTCGGGCTGTGGGAAAAGCTGATGCAGACGCTGGCGTTGATGCTGGTGGCCACGGTGTTATCGGTGTCGTTCGGTGTGCCGCTCGGCATTCTGACCTCGCGCAGCGCGTGGTTGCGTCGCCTGTTGTTGCCCACGCTCGACGTGATGCAAACGCTGCCCAGTTTCGTCTACCTGATCCCGGTGCTGATGCTGTTCGGCCTCGGCAAGGTGCCGGCGATTCTCGCGACGATCATCTACGCGTTGCCGCCGCTGATTCGCCTGACCGATCTCGGCATTCGTCACGTGGATGGCGAAGTGGTCGAGGCGGCACGCGCATTCGGCACCACGCGCTGGCAGTTGCTGGTCAACGTGCAGTTGCCGCTGGCGCGCCCGAGCATCATGGCCGGCATCAACCAGACCACGATGATGGCGCTTTCCATGGTGGTGATCGCCTCCATGATCGGCTCGCGCGGTCTCGGCGAAGACGTGCTCGCCGGGATTCAGACGCTCGACGTGGGCAAGGGCATGCAGGCGGGCATTGCCATTGTGATTCTCGCGATCGTGATCGACCGTATCAGTCAGGGCTATGGGCAGGACCGTCGCACGCGGCGTCTGTTCGCGCAGCGCAAAAAGGCGAAAGCGGCCTCGCGGATTCCTTATCGCGCGAGTAGCGCGGAGGCGAACGAGCAGGGCGCGGCGGAAAGCGGACTCGAAACCCGCGCGGCGAAGTAG
- a CDS encoding quaternary amine ABC transporter ATP-binding protein — translation MAAIEVKHVYKLFGPPTSHARVLDLLRGGKGKADVLAQTGCNVGLNDVSLNIGSGEIFVIMGLSGSGKSTLVRHFNRLIEPTAGEIVIDGSDVIKLGAQGLRELRRYKVSMVFQNFGLLPHQTVLDNTAYALRVRGESRAQANDKARVWLGKVGLNGYDEHYPDELSGGMRQRVGLARALAADTDVLLMDEAFSALDPLIRTEMQDQLLQLQATLKKTIVFITHDLDEALRIGNRIAILRDGKLVQQGTPDEILTRPADDYVRRFVERRSDRSATRQ, via the coding sequence ATGGCAGCGATCGAAGTCAAACACGTGTACAAGCTGTTCGGGCCGCCCACGAGTCACGCGCGCGTGCTGGATCTATTGCGCGGCGGCAAAGGCAAAGCCGACGTGCTCGCGCAAACCGGCTGCAATGTCGGCCTTAACGACGTCAGCCTGAACATCGGCTCGGGCGAAATCTTCGTGATCATGGGCCTTTCCGGCTCCGGCAAGTCGACGCTGGTACGCCACTTCAACCGGCTGATCGAACCGACTGCGGGCGAGATCGTGATCGACGGCTCGGACGTCATCAAGCTCGGCGCGCAGGGCTTACGCGAACTGCGCCGCTACAAGGTCAGCATGGTGTTCCAGAACTTCGGGCTGCTGCCGCATCAAACCGTGCTCGACAATACCGCGTACGCACTGCGTGTGCGCGGTGAGAGCCGCGCGCAGGCCAACGACAAGGCGCGCGTGTGGCTCGGCAAAGTGGGCTTGAACGGTTACGACGAACACTATCCCGACGAGTTGTCCGGCGGTATGCGTCAACGTGTCGGACTCGCGCGTGCGCTCGCCGCGGATACGGATGTGCTGCTGATGGACGAAGCGTTCTCCGCACTCGACCCGCTGATTCGCACGGAAATGCAGGATCAGTTGCTGCAATTGCAGGCCACGCTGAAGAAGACGATTGTGTTTATCACGCACGATCTCGACGAGGCGCTGCGGATCGGCAATCGCATCGCGATTCTGCGGGACGGCAAGCTGGTGCAGCAGGGCACGCCCGACGAAATTCTGACGCGGCCGGCGGACGATTACGTGAGGCGTTTCGTGGAGCGGCGTTCGGATCGAAGTGCGACGCGACAGTGA
- a CDS encoding ABC transporter permease codes for MARVMMRAAPPSGAPRGGSAWLLTPLLAALAVLIALPIGFVVLQAIFPLLNRGSFAHPFSAFGAALVRADTLPLLGNTVRFGVSVALASVALGLPLGVVRGLFRLPGARLWDLLFLAPFLIPPYLAAFGWILLLQPSGYLEQLTGVNLGRFLFSFNGVVAAMTLGVFPVVYFSVSRTLAALGGRLADVARVFGAGPWRSFARITLPLMLPAIAASALLTFTMAIEEFGVPSALGSRAGFSLMVTSIEERFSDWPIDLPGASVLALLLALLALAAFVLQRRVLAGRDFETQTGKPTATLRRELGRWRWPVLSMFGFVALCAAIAPLFAIVTTAFSRTLSGGFAINNLTLAHFKALSAGSDGASALGTSLALAAATALVTGALGFLSAWVVVKTRLRGRAALDALTLLPHALPGIVVGVGLILAWNLPIWPVTPYNTWGILLLSYSCLLLPYPIRYTSAALRQLGSGLEAAARVHGASSARVLLRIVLPLVAPALVSSVMIVFAVASRELVTSLLLAPSGVQTASIFIWQQFEQGSIGDGMAMGTVTLLISGALLGCGARWAKRFDDAA; via the coding sequence ATGGCTCGCGTGATGATGCGCGCCGCGCCGCCCAGCGGTGCGCCGCGCGGCGGTTCGGCCTGGCTGCTGACGCCGCTGCTTGCCGCGCTCGCCGTGCTGATCGCGTTGCCGATCGGCTTCGTCGTGTTGCAGGCGATCTTTCCGTTGCTCAACCGCGGCTCGTTCGCGCATCCGTTTAGCGCGTTCGGCGCGGCGCTGGTGCGCGCCGATACCCTCCCCTTGCTCGGCAATACGGTGCGCTTCGGCGTGAGCGTCGCGCTCGCCAGCGTGGCGCTCGGTTTGCCGCTTGGCGTCGTGCGTGGTTTGTTCCGGCTGCCGGGTGCGCGTTTGTGGGATCTGCTGTTTCTCGCGCCGTTTCTGATTCCACCGTATCTCGCGGCATTCGGCTGGATTCTGCTGCTGCAACCGAGCGGCTATCTCGAACAGTTGACCGGCGTGAATCTCGGCCGCTTTCTGTTCTCGTTCAACGGCGTGGTCGCGGCCATGACGCTCGGCGTGTTTCCGGTCGTCTACTTTTCGGTGTCGCGCACGCTGGCCGCGTTGGGCGGACGCCTCGCCGACGTGGCGCGCGTGTTCGGCGCGGGCCCGTGGCGCAGTTTCGCGCGCATTACGTTGCCGTTGATGCTGCCCGCCATCGCCGCCAGCGCATTGCTGACCTTCACGATGGCGATCGAAGAATTCGGCGTGCCGTCCGCGCTCGGTTCGCGTGCCGGTTTCAGTTTGATGGTGACGTCGATCGAAGAACGCTTCTCCGACTGGCCGATCGATCTGCCCGGCGCTTCGGTACTCGCGCTGCTGCTTGCCTTGCTTGCGTTAGCGGCCTTTGTGCTGCAACGGCGAGTGCTCGCCGGCCGCGACTTCGAAACGCAGACCGGCAAACCCACCGCAACGTTGCGGCGCGAATTGGGCCGCTGGCGTTGGCCAGTGCTTTCGATGTTCGGCTTCGTTGCACTATGCGCGGCGATCGCGCCGTTGTTCGCGATCGTCACGACGGCGTTTTCGCGCACGCTGTCGGGCGGTTTCGCGATCAACAACCTCACGCTCGCGCACTTCAAGGCGCTTTCCGCAGGCAGCGACGGCGCGAGCGCGCTCGGCACGAGTCTCGCGCTTGCCGCCGCGACGGCGTTAGTGACGGGTGCATTGGGTTTTCTCAGCGCATGGGTCGTCGTGAAAACGCGCCTGCGGGGCCGTGCCGCGCTCGACGCGTTGACGCTGCTGCCGCATGCGTTGCCCGGCATCGTCGTCGGCGTGGGGTTGATTCTGGCGTGGAATCTGCCGATCTGGCCTGTCACGCCGTACAACACGTGGGGCATTCTGCTGCTGTCGTACAGTTGCCTGCTGTTGCCGTATCCGATTCGCTATACGAGCGCGGCGTTGCGTCAACTTGGTTCGGGACTCGAAGCCGCGGCGCGCGTGCATGGCGCGTCGAGTGCACGCGTGTTGCTAAGGATCGTATTGCCGCTGGTTGCGCCTGCGTTGGTATCGTCCGTGATGATCGTGTTCGCGGTCGCTTCGCGTGAGCTGGTGACGTCGCTACTGCTCGCGCCGAGCGGCGTGCAGACCGCGTCGATCTTTATCTGGCAGCAGTTCGAGCAAGGCTCGATCGGCGACGGAATGGCGATGGGCACCGTGACCCTGTTGATCAGCGGCGCGTTGCTCGGTTGCGGCGCACGCTGGGCGAAACGTTTCGACGACGCAGCTTGA
- a CDS encoding ABC transporter substrate-binding protein, producing the protein MFKSIFFVILTMSLTLGLGTSSAEAASITVYTAGPGNLSKKLALGFERKTGIKVDLFQATTGKVMARLEAEASNPHADVLISASWDTAQDLEKRGWLLDYQSPNAAHVSPMFKGPAYVAQGISALGIVWNTRTGKPEPHDWRDLAAPAYRNQVTTPNPALSGASLDLLLGLQDRLGESAWSLFDSLHKNGMVVLGPNAQAINPVLQGAKSAVFGAVDYVAYGAASNGESVKVIFPSSGTVIAPRPMMILKTSHVQNEARAFIDYVLSDEGQKLVADAWLIPARDDIAGTRPPLKDLKLLPQDDGSNTKTRAEVLARFNALFGDH; encoded by the coding sequence ATGTTCAAGTCAATTTTCTTCGTTATTCTCACCATGTCGTTGACCCTCGGGCTGGGCACTTCCTCAGCCGAAGCTGCTTCTATTACCGTCTATACCGCTGGACCTGGCAACCTCAGCAAAAAACTGGCGTTAGGTTTCGAGCGCAAGACGGGCATCAAGGTCGATCTGTTCCAGGCCACCACCGGCAAGGTGATGGCGCGTCTCGAAGCCGAGGCGAGCAATCCGCATGCGGACGTGTTGATCTCCGCTTCGTGGGACACCGCGCAGGATCTGGAAAAACGCGGCTGGCTGCTCGACTATCAGAGCCCGAATGCCGCGCATGTGTCGCCCATGTTCAAAGGCCCCGCGTATGTCGCGCAAGGCATCTCCGCGCTCGGTATCGTGTGGAATACGCGCACCGGCAAGCCGGAGCCGCACGACTGGCGCGATCTCGCGGCGCCCGCTTATCGCAATCAGGTGACCACGCCGAATCCGGCACTGTCGGGTGCCTCGCTCGATCTGCTGCTCGGCTTGCAGGATCGCCTGGGGGAATCCGCGTGGTCGCTGTTCGACAGCCTGCACAAGAACGGCATGGTCGTGCTCGGTCCGAATGCGCAGGCCATCAACCCCGTGCTGCAAGGCGCGAAGTCGGCGGTATTCGGCGCGGTCGATTACGTGGCGTACGGCGCGGCCTCGAACGGCGAATCGGTCAAGGTGATCTTTCCGAGCAGCGGCACGGTGATCGCGCCGCGCCCCATGATGATCCTCAAGACCTCGCACGTGCAGAACGAAGCGCGCGCGTTCATCGACTACGTGTTGTCCGACGAAGGTCAGAAGCTGGTCGCCGACGCATGGCTGATTCCGGCGCGCGACGATATCGCCGGCACCCGTCCGCCGCTGAAAGATCTGAAGCTGCTGCCGCAGGACGACGGCTCGAACACCAAGACGCGCGCCGAAGTGCTCGCACGTTTCAATGCGCTGTTCGGCGATCACTAA
- a CDS encoding ABC transporter ATP-binding protein encodes MDSASVSIRVRGLRQTFGAQAVLDGVDLDVPAGTTLALLGPSGCGKSTLLKLLAGLLKPDAGRVMFGDETVADAATCVPPESRGLGMVFQDYALWPHMTVAGNVSFPLEMRGVGRRERGERVAAALARVGLDGMGARRPSALSGGQQQRIALARAIVAEPRILLFDEPLSNLDSQLRASLCDEIGGLLAQLGTTAVYVTHERKEAEALAHTIVTLAHGRVESVLHR; translated from the coding sequence ATGGATAGCGCGAGCGTATCGATCCGCGTGCGCGGGCTTCGTCAGACTTTCGGCGCGCAGGCCGTACTCGACGGCGTCGATCTCGACGTGCCGGCGGGCACCACGCTCGCGCTGCTCGGACCGTCCGGCTGCGGCAAAAGCACGTTGCTCAAACTGCTGGCCGGGCTGCTGAAACCGGACGCGGGCCGCGTGATGTTCGGCGACGAAACCGTCGCCGATGCGGCGACCTGTGTGCCGCCCGAGTCGCGCGGCCTCGGCATGGTGTTTCAGGACTATGCGCTGTGGCCGCATATGACGGTGGCCGGCAACGTGTCGTTTCCGCTGGAAATGCGCGGCGTCGGCCGGCGCGAACGCGGCGAGCGGGTCGCCGCGGCGCTCGCGCGCGTGGGTCTCGACGGGATGGGCGCGCGGCGTCCGTCGGCGTTATCGGGCGGCCAGCAGCAGCGCATTGCGCTGGCCCGCGCGATCGTCGCCGAGCCGCGCATCCTGCTGTTCGACGAGCCGCTGTCGAATCTCGACAGCCAGTTGCGCGCGAGTCTGTGCGACGAAATCGGCGGCCTGCTCGCGCAACTCGGCACCACCGCCGTGTACGTGACCCACGAGCGCAAGGAAGCCGAAGCCCTCGCCCATACGATCGTCACGCTCGCACACGGGCGCGTGGAAAGCGTCCTTCACCGGTAA
- a CDS encoding porin — translation MNHSYRIAAVGCCLAVSVCQSNTSFAASEASSSSSVTLYGIIDTGVEFLNNASATKGQTHDVTRLTSGNLSGSRWGLTGTEDLGGGAKTFFRLESGFNVDSGALLQGGREFGRLAYVGLSDTTYGSLSLGRQGGLFLDWMSLYNPLGNAVYAIKMQDPAFSDRLDNTVRYEHHFGPVTALVQYSLGYDNVTYGAQPAGDTRNARVIEAGLRYKSGPLSAAIAYDQKNGGSTSPTAAHTTKAGGYEGNVDRRIGVGVRYALASTDLFGGYRYLNSKAIHLSTLSTGPVEATSLYWLGATYHASAALNLSSTAMYQNFYGTSRDPWSFQVDADYFLSKRTDLYLNLAYALNRNGSNLGLNGFGTDVVAGKNQVGLMAGIRHTF, via the coding sequence GTGAACCACTCCTACCGCATCGCGGCGGTCGGCTGCTGTCTGGCCGTTTCCGTCTGTCAGTCGAACACCAGTTTCGCCGCCTCAGAAGCTTCTTCCTCTTCCTCCGTCACGCTGTACGGCATCATCGACACCGGTGTCGAATTTCTCAACAATGCTTCGGCCACCAAGGGCCAGACGCACGACGTCACGCGCCTGACCTCCGGCAATCTGTCGGGCTCGCGCTGGGGCCTGACCGGCACCGAAGACCTCGGCGGCGGCGCGAAGACCTTCTTCCGGCTGGAAAGCGGCTTCAACGTCGACAGCGGGGCGCTGCTGCAAGGCGGCCGCGAATTCGGCCGGCTCGCGTACGTGGGCCTGTCGGACACCACTTACGGCTCGCTGTCGCTGGGTCGTCAAGGCGGCCTGTTCCTCGACTGGATGAGCCTCTACAACCCGCTCGGCAACGCGGTCTACGCGATCAAGATGCAGGACCCGGCGTTCTCCGACCGGCTCGACAACACGGTCCGCTATGAGCACCATTTCGGCCCGGTCACCGCGCTCGTCCAGTACAGCCTCGGTTACGACAACGTCACGTACGGCGCGCAACCGGCGGGCGACACTCGCAACGCGCGCGTGATCGAAGCCGGCCTGCGCTACAAGAGCGGCCCGCTCAGCGCGGCCATCGCGTACGACCAGAAAAACGGCGGCAGCACGAGTCCGACGGCGGCGCACACCACCAAGGCAGGCGGTTACGAAGGTAACGTCGACCGGCGTATCGGCGTCGGCGTGCGCTATGCGCTGGCTTCCACGGATCTGTTCGGCGGCTACCGCTACCTGAATTCGAAAGCGATCCACCTGAGCACGCTCTCCACCGGACCGGTCGAAGCGACCAGCCTCTACTGGCTCGGCGCGACCTATCACGCGAGCGCCGCGCTGAACCTGTCGAGCACGGCGATGTACCAGAACTTCTATGGCACGTCGCGCGATCCGTGGTCGTTCCAGGTCGACGCGGATTACTTCCTGTCCAAGCGCACCGATCTGTATCTGAACCTCGCGTATGCGCTAAACCGAAACGGCTCGAATCTCGGCCTGAACGGTTTCGGCACGGACGTAGTGGCGGGCAAGAACCAGGTCGGCCTGATGGCCGGCATTCGCCACACGTTCTGA
- a CDS encoding YVTN family beta-propeller repeat protein translates to MSFPLSTITTISKAGVRAALLCGLFASGFAQAADNVIVLDSGEAKLSLIDGATHQVIGTEPTGKEPHHLMITPDGRSLIVADSVSNDLMFLDPHTGKVQRRVEDIEDPYQLGFSPDHKWFVTAGLRLDRVDVYRYDGQNVSLAKRVPLSKTPSHMTFSSDSRTVFVTLQDTGEVAAIDLATQTVLWKLHIGNTPAGLWMTPGDRYLLIGMTGEDDVAVVDWHKQQLVKKIPTGRGAHNFRNLDDGQHIAVSNRVESTISILDYNTLTKVGDITGLMPGPDDMELSADRRYLWVTFRFAKHVGIIDLTTRKLIDTIAVGRSPHGLYFANRAPVTAPNPD, encoded by the coding sequence ATGTCATTTCCTCTTTCAACGATCACGACGATTTCCAAAGCAGGCGTGCGCGCCGCGCTGCTGTGCGGCCTGTTCGCGAGCGGGTTCGCGCAGGCCGCGGACAACGTCATCGTGCTCGATTCCGGCGAAGCGAAACTCTCGCTCATCGACGGAGCCACCCACCAGGTGATCGGCACCGAGCCGACCGGCAAGGAGCCGCACCATCTGATGATCACGCCCGACGGCCGTTCGCTGATCGTGGCCGATTCGGTGTCCAACGACCTGATGTTTCTCGACCCGCACACCGGCAAAGTGCAGCGCCGCGTCGAAGATATCGAAGACCCGTATCAACTGGGTTTTTCGCCCGATCACAAGTGGTTTGTGACGGCGGGGCTGCGGCTGGATCGCGTCGATGTGTATCGCTACGACGGCCAGAACGTGTCGCTCGCGAAGCGCGTGCCGCTGTCGAAAACGCCGAGCCATATGACGTTTTCGTCGGATAGCCGCACGGTGTTCGTCACGCTGCAGGACACCGGCGAAGTCGCCGCAATCGACCTCGCGACGCAAACGGTGCTGTGGAAGCTGCATATCGGCAACACGCCGGCCGGCTTGTGGATGACGCCCGGCGATCGCTATCTGTTGATCGGTATGACGGGTGAGGACGATGTGGCCGTGGTCGACTGGCACAAGCAGCAGCTCGTGAAAAAGATCCCGACCGGCCGTGGCGCGCACAACTTCCGTAATCTCGACGACGGTCAGCACATCGCGGTGTCGAATCGCGTGGAGAGCACGATCAGCATTCTCGATTACAACACGCTGACGAAAGTCGGCGACATTACCGGTCTGATGCCCGGACCCGACGACATGGAGTTGTCCGCCGATCGCCGCTACCTGTGGGTGACGTTCCGTTTTGCGAAGCACGTGGGCATTATTGATCTGACAACGCGAAAACTTATCGACACGATTGCTGTCGGACGTTCGCCGCATGGCCTTTATTTCGCGAATCGCGCGCCGGTCACTGCGCCGAATCCGGACTGA